One segment of Megachile rotundata isolate GNS110a chromosome 4, iyMegRotu1, whole genome shotgun sequence DNA contains the following:
- the osp gene encoding myosin phosphatase Rho interacting protein outspread isoform X2: MSGGTAGVRGTGAECRKFAPNIFNKSKCSSCFKQKEEHSAEALECNRATRKISKCGYLFVAPGWDFSNPLNRTKRWQRRWFVLYDDGELTYSVDEHPETVPQARIDMTRVLEVAAAEDITGHPYSLAITSPEGVTFVKGTCREETRWWADVLQVYSRNKGRHKRNATFPGGQTTILQVTPTIRSNTPNPPRPRFNSCRSEPRSNTWIPESNVSSDLCSSVFSSTPSLVTNSVVTTASSGNMSNGNTEPSNDHRLGNSSPLRTSTPLENGSSYLSSVSSSSPMNGSVSSTVYSTTSTMSTSTMSGSSSLTEKPPIVPNEGRSSYRDQPASSASPPTRDKLRAEDKARRRMNQHGERTSIGTGTACSTEKLDDDPCRRILLEHEREREGKLRDIAASLTQPRARRIKPRTSEPTRDVVDAANAAYQDKFIRGDPDGCGLDISGIRYSPTSELRVDLPAEDLLNIKKGWLMKQALNKEWNKHWFVLRGCGLMYYRDPCAEDKGIMDGVIDLNTVTAVTPLQVARNYGFQTVAWDDRGSTVLSAVTAGIRDSWMTAIRRAANLPDPDSNADLTVCQDSQQDNTPQSPTASITDRERDSVVPSTSVTPRSVLFSSDEEYRTASEGGRRESGDWSEVPVSPPLVRNGDWPSGLKSSSWSDSANHEWSELPPSPPLTRTALSRVKARSRSSSRSRVYKRSRSSPPSSRRSTLDSVRSEDLMMACCELGEDEEQPNGHLQSNSCLSSANESPLIVELLENQVSLLRDQLDHNEAHPSTLLVIIERQENEIESLKSQLNTARADVASAEKELSRLRQQKAEASIREKQVEELLGTIQRTEQQRSKDMDDLEKMKKIYNRDKEMLECKLLETEAILRETSERCEMLSKELASSHRTVEHLQAEIASLSNRLSQGIEENDRLYSKVRELEEKGGLSASRERGRSFDSLSDLTNIELDLDLNALDKERIMEEYDELRSRFEKAIQEIRAMRKELREAHAMQDALELEIFAHKQDAASVSETNQAQIQLMAARIQDLTNKLAASEKQVRTLKQKLTKAESRDKRRSLSLKGRESFQISQEMEDKLLDLENKICAIERGKSIGTPVSTGSSSKESSPNPKKEKRRDSKNLDRTRLRRKSLDSATSSEPMKVLIRLSTLETKVANVTENMASDAEKDSSECSEVSGSSTSEVSLEIIARLRKLERVVSKSKRRLEKCLGSTQAEDKAEKCLREVNDILDSCLECKKNQASAQATESVGVVVSRLETILKDKFTELTKRRQTLAQNGELDDREKMKLIAERVAFEFIVLRQIKRAIGRTYDRSAVLSELVETSQLASSLMRKIHGTKPKTYQNTSYIQYLTKVLANKLVLVGGVNATETSKEVSAARSESLNFLLQKQREVNETVRRYKETKLRQLAEALAVETLSMSDKEDLGKQQASNSSKKLLEDRRIREAWALAQETVSKELVQAEVSHVIMRCGQMYEQNVTSITDVCLNFDGAENITLESWIDATQARLRQEIELSTRELSDAYEECLRLLKRNKSTVETKYESRQLLTDYADVIAHKALIDARIGLLQENTKQLTSYPGETFVSSLIRNDDLLSCLFADDHDFQSNPILDAEYSYLYQQFSKECEERISGKRGSKEQLKNVGQSLLSLEEDLMELSKRVREKSCENADGIVWPKSPAVSDWSNVCEKCSQLREQIKKLSEYMNRITCKQCEQLQETIQRITAEHNEELETLKRNQERDLMDIKGELDNQRQSLTSQYEQEAASLREKARKLEYRLNAMDSEHSAHVNELRAAYQRSMSAELDTDAETRKRYKEEIKQLRALCEKGLLAMENSHRRIISEMEEKHRQELENLRVEKEQALSEETQATLAALDAMRKAHEHEVQKEIAKFKQEFIKQMQAREDIGVLHKEHEEEMEEIKQEILSLSAKYSSKCVESAALEEKVGSLTKQLAQAQQHIMQLDARNKQLRAHLVLDTNDGAINDTVQMLRGKENDIAEPREDLYKLQQLKHGDGPRDTSGVPSKSTGYSPPYSPHRVRSSHEPLARASSEEQRLTGERPKSSLSTLQKSTPDKPAAFSYKLERIKSVSLPYSSNLVRPGGNSGGVQSHDRKETASLGQKGQERNGLASPLWDSLRPRSGLPHQYQELMRSPAVRWSSRSCRSLPPTPTPNYHHPLHPPLPAVGMVAERKKRFEL, from the exons CCGGAAACGGTGCCTCAAGCGAGAATCGACATGACCCGGGTGCTGGAGGTCGCCGCTGCCGAGGACATCACCGGACATCCTTACAGCCTCGCCATCACCTCGCCCGAAGGAGTTACCTTCGTCAAAGGCACGTGCCGTGAAGAAACTAGGTGGTGGGCCGATGTTCTTCAGGTTTACTCGAGGAATAAG GGTCGACATAAGCGGAATGCCACGTTCCCTGGTGGACAGACTACCATTCTTCAGGTTACTCCGACGATTAGAA GCAACACCCCGAATCCCCCGCGGCCGCGATTCAACAGCTGTCGCTCCGAGCCCCGAAGCAACACGTGGATCCCCGAATCGAACGTCTCGTCGGATCTGTGCTCGTCCGTTTTCTCCTCGACGCCATCTCTGGTGACGAACAGCGTGGTGACAACTGCCAGCAGCGGGAACATGAGCAACGGTAACACGGAACCGAGCAACGATCACCGACTGGGGAACTCGTCTCCCTTGAGGACCAGCACGCCTCTGGAGAACGGCTCCAGTTACCTGTCTTCCGTCTCCTCGAGCTCCCCCATGAACGGAAGCGTGTCGAGCACCGTGTACTCTACCACGTCGACGATGTCCACTTCCACGATGTCTGGGAGCTCGTCGTTGACGGAGAAGCCGCCGATCGTACCCAACGAGGGTAGGTCGAGCTACAGGGATCAGCCGGCTAGCAGCGCGTCCCCTCCTACCAGGGACAAACTCAGAGCCGAGGACAAGGCCAGGCGTAGGATGAATCAGCATGGGGAACGAACGAGTATCGGCACCGGGACCGCCTGCTCTACAGAGAAACTAG ACGACGACCCCTGTCGAAGAATCCTCCTGGAGCACGAGAGGGAAAGGGAAGGAAAACTGCGAGACATCGCTGCCTCTTTGACCCAGCCACGTGCTCGAAGGATCAAGCCTAGAACGTCCGAGCCAACCAGAGACGTGGTCGATGCAGCTAACGCGGCTTACCAGGACAAGTTC ATCAGAGGAGATCCCGACGGCTGCGGTCTAGACATTTCAGGAATCAGGTACTCGCCTACTTCGGAGCTGAGGGTAGACCTGCCCGCTGAGGATTTGTTGAACATCAAGAAAGGCTGGTTGATGAAGCAGGCTCTGAACAAG GAATGGAACAAGCACTGGTTCGTACTGCGCGGTTGCGGCCTCATGTACTACCGGGATCCTTGCGCGGAAGATAAGGGTATCATGGACGGCGTGATAGATCTGAATACCGTTACCGCAGTTACGCCCCTTCAGGTCGCAAGAAATTATGGATTCCAGACTGTG GCGTGGGACGATCGAGGGTCCACCGTGCTGTCCGCGGTGACGGCCGGGATACGAGATAGCTGGATGACTGCTATTCGAAGGGCTGCCAATTTGCCCGATCCGGATAGCAACGCAGATCTAACGGTTTGCCAGGACAGTCAGCAGGATAACACTCCGCAGTCACCTACCGC ATCCATCACAGATCGCGAAAGGGACTCTGTTGTTCCTTCCACCTCGGTTACGCCTCGTTCGGTCCTGTTTTCCTCCGACGAGGAGTATAGAACAGCATCGGAAGGTGGCAGAAGAGAATCCGGCGACTGGTCGGAAGTGCCCGTCTCGCCGCCATTAGTGAGAAACGGAGATTGGCCGAGTGGGTTGAAGAGTTCGAGCTGGTCAGATTCCGCGAACCACGAATGGTCGGAGCTTCCTCCGTCGCCTCCGCTGACGAGAACCGCGTTATCGCGAGTGAAAGCTCGATCCAGATCGAGCTCGAGGTCCAGGGTGTACAAGAGAAGCCGCAGTTCTCCTCCGAGTTCCAGAAGAAGTACCCTGGACAGTGTGAGATCGGAGGATCTGATGATGGCCTGCTGCGAGCTCGGAGAGGACGAGGAGCAGCCCAATGGTCATCTGCAGAGCAACAGTTGTTTGTCGAGCGCCAACGAAAGTCCCTTGATCGTCGAGTTGTTGGAGAACCAGGTGTCTTTGCTGCGAGATCAGCTGGATCACAATGAAGCCCATCCAAGCACGCTACTAGTCATTATCGAGCGTCAGGAGAACGAGATCGAGAGTCTGAAGTCTCAGCTGAACACCGCGCGAGCCGACGTCGCTAGCGCCGAGAAAGAGTTATCCAGGTTGAGACAGCAGAAGGCTGAGGCCTCCATCAGGGAGAAACAGGTGGAAGAGTTGTTAGGTACGATCCAGAGGACGGAGCAGCAGAGGAGCAAGGACATGGATGACCTGGAGAAGATGAAGAAGATATACAATAGGGATAAGGAAATGTTGGAATGTAAGTTACTGGAGACGGAAGCCATCCTCAGGGAGACCAGCGAGCGGTGTGAAATGCTCTCGAAAGAACTGGCGTCCAGTCATAGGACCGTCGAACATCTGCAGGCAGAAATTGCTTCCTTGAGCAACAGATTGTCGCAAG GAATCGAGGAGAACGACCGTTTGTACTCCAAGGTTAGAGAGTTGGAGGAGAAGGGAGGTCTGTCGGCTTCGAGGGAGCGTGGAAGGAGCTTCGATTCGCTCAGCGACTTGACGAACATCGAGCTGGATCTGGATTTAAATGCGCTGGATAAAGAAAG AATAATGGAGGAGTACGACGAGCTCCGAAGTCGTTTCGAGAAAGCCATCCAAGAGATCCGGGCGATGCGCAAAGAGCTTCGGGAAGCGCACGCGATGCAGGACGCGTTGGAACTGGAGATTTTTGCGCACAAGCAGGACGCGGCCAGCGTTAGCGAAACGAACCAAGCTCAAATTCAGTTAATGGCGGCGAGGATCCAAGACCTGACGAACAAGCTAGCTGCCAGCGAGAAGCAAGTAAGAACGCTGAAGCAGAAGCTGACCAAAGCCGAGAGCAGGGACAAGAGGAGATCGCTGTCGTTAAAGGGTCGCGAGTCGTTTCAGATCTCCCAGGAGATGGAAGACAAGTTGCTGGACCTGGAGAACAAAATCTGCGCGATCGAACGCGGTAAGAGCATCGGTACGCCCGTGTCAACCGGTAGCAGCTCGAAGGAGTCGAGTCCTAATCCAAAGAAAGAGAAGAGGAGAGATAGCAAGAACCTGGACCGTACCAGGTTGAGAAGGAAGTCGTTAGATAGCGCGACCAGCTCTGAACCAATGAAGGTGTTGATAAGATTGAGTACGCTGGAGACTAAGGTGGCAAACGTGACGGAGAATATGGCCAGCGACGCGGAGAAGGATTCTAGCGAGTGCAGCGAAGTGAGCGGATCATCCACTAGCGAAGTGTCGCTGGAGATCATTGCGAGGCTAAGAAAATTGGAGAGGGTGGTATCGAAGTCGAAGAGGAGGCTGGAGAAGTGTTTAGGTTCGACGCAGGCGGAGGACAAAGCGGAAAAGTGTTTGCGCGAGGTGAACGATATCCTGGACTCGTgtttagaatgtaagaaaaatcaAGCTAGCGCTCAAGCGACCGAGTCAGTAGGCGTAGTGGTATCTAGACTAGAGACTATACTTAAAGATAAATTCACCGAGCTCACGAAGAGACGGCAGACGCTGGCGCAGAACGGTGAACTGGATGACAGAGAGAAGATGAAGCTGATCGCCGAGAGGGTGGCGTTCGAGTTTATCGTTCTGAGGCAGATCAAGCGAGCGATCGGTCGCACGTACGATAGAAGTGCCGTTCTCAGTGAATTGGTCGAAACTAGTCAGCTTGCCTCAAGCTTAATGCGTAAGATTCATGGAACTAAGCCCAAAACGTACCAAAACACCAGTTACATTCAGTATCTTACTAAAGTGTTAGCAAATAAGTTAGTACTAGTAGGCGGCGTGAACGCGACAGAAACGTCGAAGGAGGTTTCCGCTGCTCGCAGCGAGAGTTTGAACTTCTTGCTGCAGAAGCAACGCGAAGTCAACGAGACCGTGCGGCGATACAAGGAGACGAAACTGAGGCAGCTAGCCGAGGCTTTGGCCGTTGAAACGTTGAGCATGTCGGACAAGGAGGACCTTGGCAAACAACAGGCGAGCAATTCTAGCAAGAAGTTGTTGGAAGATCGGCGAATTCGCGAGGCGTGGGCATTGGCTCAGGAGACGGTCAGCAAAGAGTTGGTGCAAGCGGAAGTGTCTCACGTGATCATGCGTTGCGGTCAGATGTACGAACAGAACGTCACCAGCATCACCGACGTCTGCCTCAATTTCGACGGTGCGGAAAACATCACGTTGGAATCTTGGATAGACGCGACGCAAGCGAGACTGCGACAAGAAATCGAACTATCCACGCGCGAGCTGTCGGACGCGTACGAGGAGTGTCTTCGTTTGTTGAAGAGGAACAAGTCAACGGTGGAAACGAAGTACGAGTCTCGGCAGTTGTTGACGGACTACGCAGACGTGATCGCGCACAAAGCTTTAATCGATGCCAGAATCGGCCTTCTTCAGGAGAACACGAAACAGTTGACAAGCTATCCTGGAGAGACTTTCGTATCTAGTCTAATCCGAAACGACGACCTTCTTTCCTGTCTATTCGCGGACGATCACGATTTCCAAAGCAATCCGATTCTCGACGCCGAGTACAGTTACCTTTATCAACAATTTAGCAAGGAGTGCGAGGAGAGGATATCCGGGAAGCGTGGCTCGAAAGAGCAGCTGAAGAACGTTGGTCAGAGTTTGCTCAGCTTAGAGGAGGATCTGATGGAGCTGAGCAAACGCGTCAGAGAGAAGTCGTGCGAGAACGCTGACGGCATCGTTTGGCCCAAATCGCCAGCCGTCTCGGACTGGTCGAACGTTTGCGAGAAGTGTTCGCAGCTGCGCGAGCAAATCAAGAAGCTGAGCGAGTACATGAATCGTATAACTTGCAAACAATGCGAACAGTTGCAGGAGACCATTCAGAGGATAACCGCGGAGCACAACGAAGAATTGGAAACTCTGAAGCGCAACCAGGAACGGGATCTGATGGACATCAAGGGAGAATTGGATAACCAGAGGCAATCTTTGACCTCTCAGTACGAGCAGGAAGCTGCTAGTCTGCGAGAAAAGGCGAGGAAGTTGGAATACAGATTGAACGCCATGGATTCCGAGCACTCTGCTCACGTGAACGAACTGAGAGCCGCTTATCAAAGATCCATGAGCGCGGAGTTGGACACCGACGCGGAGACGAGGAAGAGGTACAAGGAGGAGATCAAACAGCTGCGAGCACTGTGCGAGAAAGGATTGCTGGCGATGGAAAACTCTCACAGACGCATCATCTCCGAAATGGAGGAGAAACATCGGCAGGAACTGGAGAATCTGAGGGTGGAGAAAGAGCAGGCGTTGTCAGAGGAGACCCAAGCTACTCTGGCAGCGTTGGATGCCATGAGAAAAGCACACGAACACGAGGTGCAGAAGGAGATAGCCAAGTTCAAGCAAGAGTTCATCAAACAGATGCAAGCACGCGAAGACATAGGCGTGCTTCACAAGGAACACGA ggaGGAGATGGAGGAGATCAAACAGGAGATTCTCTCGTTATCTGCCAAGTATTCCTCCAAATGCGTGGAGTCCGCGGCTCTGGAGGAAAAAGTGGGTTCTCTCACGAAACAGCTAGCTCAAGCGCAACAGCACATCATGCAACTGGACGCACGAAATAAACAGCTGAGAGCTCATTTGGTATTGGACACGAACGATGGTGCTATCAACGACACCGTGCAAATGTTGAGGGGCAAAGAAAACGACATAGCCGAACCGAGAGAGGATCTCTACAAATTGCAGCAATTGAAG CATGGGGACGGCCCTCGTGATACGTCCGGTGTGCCATCGAAATCGACAGGCTACTCGCCGCCTTATTCGCCGCACCGTGTCCGGAGTAGTCACGAGCCGCTGGCACGAGCGAGTAGCGAGGAGCAGAGATTGACGGGCGAACGGCCGAAAAGCTCGCTGTCCACGTTGCAAAAGAGCACGCCGGACAAGCCGGCCGCGTTCTCCTACAAGCTCGAACGCATTAAGTCGGTGTCGTTGCCTTACTCGAGTAACTTGGTTAGGCCGGGCGGTAATTCTGGCGGCGTTCAGTCGCACGATAGGAAAGAGACGGCGAGCTTAGGGCAAAAGGGCCAAGAGCGTAACGGTCTGGCCTCGCCTCTGTGGGACAGCTTGAGACCAAGGAGCGGACTGCCCCATCAGTATCAAG